The window GCGCCAGCACTTCGGCCTTGGCCAGTTGCACGGGTGTGGGCGGGGCGTCGATGGGGGCAAATTCAGCGCCCGTGGTCAGGCGCAGGCCGCGCTGCATGGGGGCCAACACATAACCGCGTTCGGCATCGAGCACCGGTTGCCTCAGCTGGGCAGTTGATCGGTAATGCTGGTGGTAACCCCGTTTGATGAACAAGGGGAAGTGATAGCCCAGCGTGCGGATCAGGCCATCGGCCCAGGGGCCCAGCGCCAGCACCGCCTGCTCGGCGTCCACTCGGCCTTCGGCGGTCAACACAGACCAGCCCTTGCCTTGGACTTGCAAGCTGGCGGCGTCGCCCGTCATCACACGGCCACCCCGCGCGACAAACAAGTCGGCATAACGCTGCACCAATGCACCAGGGTTGTTCACTGCCCAAGGGTCCAGCCAATGCACGGCGCCAGCCAAAGAGGCACGCAAGGCAGGTTCAGCCTGGGCCAACTGGGCGGTGTTTTCGGCCTCAGAGCGCACACCAAAACGCACGCGCAAATCTTCGGCACGCTGCGACGCCTCGTCCAAAGCCTTGGCCGAGCGGAACACAAAGCGAAAGCCTTCACGCGTGACCAAATCCTGCGCACCCGCAGCGGTGATCAACAGGTCGTGCTCGTCAGTGGCGTGGGCGATCAGGCGGCTGTAGGCCTCGGTGGCTTGCGCATGCCGCTTGGGGTGTGAGTGGTGCAGGTAGCGCAGCAGCGAACCCGCCATCTGCCACAGGCCTCGCGCATGCCAATGCACCTGGGCGCCCCGGCCCAGCGCCACGTTCAACAAAAAGCCCGGCTCACGCGGAAAGGCATAGGGCTCGACCGCCTCTTGCTGAATCAGGCCCGCATTCCCAAACGAAGTTTCTTGGCCGGGCGCACGCCTGTCCACCAGCGTGACCTCGAAGCCACGTTGCTGCAAATGCAAGGCGGTGCAGGTGCCGACCATGCCCGCGCCCAAAACAAGGATGGAGGAAGTCATGCATGCAGTATAGAGAGGACAAAAGGCTGCCGGGAGCTCAGGACATGGTGGCGTTTTGCGCTGTTTAAACTGTGGCCATGAGCACCACCACCGAATCCCTGCAGCAAGCTTTATCCGACCTGTTCGCCCCCTGGGTGCAGGCACTGAATCTGAAAGTCGAACGCTTTGACGCAGACAGCGTGACCCTGCGCCTGCCGCAAAGCGATCAGTTGTCGCGGGTGGGCGGCATGTTGTGTGGGCAGGCCATGATGGCCGCGGCCGACACGGCCATGGTGCTGGCGCTCATCGCGCATTTTGGTCAGTTTCGGCCCTGCAGCACGGTACAACTGTCCAGCAGCTTCATGAAACCGCTGTCGGGCCAGGATGCCCTGGTCACCGCTCGGGTGTTGCGGGCGGGCAAAGCCATGGCCTTTGGCGAGATCGACTTGACCGGGGCCGACGACGGCAAGAGCGTTTTTAGGGCCAGCACCACCTATGCCCTGATGTGAGCCGGGTTGTCAGCGGCCCGCCAGCTGGGCTTGGCTACAATACGGCCATTCTTGTTTCGGGGTACCCCATGTCTGCTCACAACGACTCTCACACATCCGACGATCCCGTTGAAAACGTGGTCAAGCACATTCCCGTGATCATTCCGGCTGCAGGTGCCGTGCTGATTTTCCTGCTGGCCTTCATCGCCGTGTTCATGGCCTGAGGCTTTGCCGCCCTCGGTGCGCCGCTTGGCTGCACCCGCCCAACCCGCATCAGCCCGTGCTTTGCGGGTTTTATTTTGTCCGCACGGGCATGATGTGCAGCGCACCCGGCGCGATCTGCAGCTGGACCCAGCCTCCGGCTCCGACATCCAAACGCCGCAGCAGTCGGCTGGTCAGGTTCAGGGTGATGGTTTGGCTGGGCAGGGCTTCGGGCCTGAGCGTGCAAAGGCTGATTTCGCCCAACGACAAAACCTCCAGCAATTGGCAGCGCAAACGGGTGTGGCCTGGCGCCAAGTGACCGGGCAGCTCGCCGTCGGCCAGCACGTCCACCTGTTCACCGTTCAGCACCCAGGTCACGCGGGTGCCGTTGTCGATTTTATTTTTGTCTAAGACGGCCAGGGCCAGTTCGGCTTCTGGCTGCGCGGGGTCTGTCCAGCACAAGCGCCCCCAACCGTCCTCACCCTTCACAAAGCGCCCTTCAAAGTGGTTTTGAATGCCCACCAACTCGGCCACCCGGGCGTTGCGCGGGCTGGCAAACACACGGGCGGGCTCACCCGTTT is drawn from Limnohabitans sp. 63ED37-2 and contains these coding sequences:
- a CDS encoding NAD(P)/FAD-dependent oxidoreductase, translating into MTSSILVLGAGMVGTCTALHLQQRGFEVTLVDRRAPGQETSFGNAGLIQQEAVEPYAFPREPGFLLNVALGRGAQVHWHARGLWQMAGSLLRYLHHSHPKRHAQATEAYSRLIAHATDEHDLLITAAGAQDLVTREGFRFVFRSAKALDEASQRAEDLRVRFGVRSEAENTAQLAQAEPALRASLAGAVHWLDPWAVNNPGALVQRYADLFVARGGRVMTGDAASLQVQGKGWSVLTAEGRVDAEQAVLALGPWADGLIRTLGYHFPLFIKRGYHQHYRSTAQLRQPVLDAERGYVLAPMQRGLRLTTGAEFAPIDAPPTPVQLAKAEVLARELVELGEALPEPPWLGARPCTADMLPVMGPAPRHTGLWFNFGHAHQGFTLGPVAGRLLAEMVSGGPTGVDPMPYRPSRFG
- a CDS encoding PaaI family thioesterase — encoded protein: MSTTTESLQQALSDLFAPWVQALNLKVERFDADSVTLRLPQSDQLSRVGGMLCGQAMMAAADTAMVLALIAHFGQFRPCSTVQLSSSFMKPLSGQDALVTARVLRAGKAMAFGEIDLTGADDGKSVFRASTTYALM